The Pirellulales bacterium region GCGGCAACCAGCTTCAGTCCACGGCTGTAGACGATGTCGATGCGATCATGCGCCTCGCGCTCGCTGGGGACTGGAGTCCAGGTGTGACCGGGACGAGTGACTTCATCGTGATGAACGGTGCGGTAGACGTCGGTGAAGCCCGAGTCCACGATGGTCCGGCTGCTGGGCCAGGCGATTGGCATCTGGCACTGGCCAGCTTGGACGGCGCGCTCGGTCCAATCAAGATGCGAGGGCTCGTTGAAGTCGCCGGTCAGCAGGATCGGCTCGCCGGCGCGGAGGGCCGGCCCCATGTCCATCAATAACCGGGCGAGTTGGCCGCTGCGCGCGCGGATGGCTTCGGCGATTGCCTCGGCGGCGGTCTTGATGAACGGGTCCCCCTTGCCATAGGGAATGTCGGCGAGTTGATAAGGCTGATACGGCGAAGCGGGCAAGTGCGCGTTGAACAGCCACAGCGGCCCGCGGCCCTGCACGTCGAGTTTCACGCCCCACTTGTTGGCCGATGCTTTGACGATGGGAAACCGGCTGAGGAGCGCGCCACGGGCGTCCCCGTCCTGCACGAACAGGTTCAGCCCGGTGAGCTCCGCGAGCTTTGGCCCGCTCTCGGCGATTTCTTGAATGCCGACGACATCGGCCTGGCTGGCACCGATGACCTTGGCGGTCTGCTCCAAGCCGCCGTGCCGTCCCCCGTTCCAGATGTTGAACGACAACACGTTGAGCGTCGCGTCGCGACTTTCGGCGCGGACCGCGGAGGACGCGGCAGCCAATCCGGCCGCACACAGACCTTGCAGCGTCTGCCGTCGGGTGAGCATGGTGGAGCTTTTCGTAGGAGCAGCGATCGGACCTAAACGGAAATCGCTCTCATTATGTATCGGACAACTTGGACCACAAGGCAGCCCGTGTGGATACCGTTGGAGATGCCTTGCCAGGCAGTCTGTCGCGATGCGTTTCCGCTCGATGTCGTATCGGCACATCCGCGATCGATTATCGACTTGCTCTGGTTACGTAGCCAGTGAACAAGGGCAACCAACGGGGAGCCCGGTAGGAATCGGAGGTTCGCCGTTTCTCCTCCGTCCTGCAGCCTACGGCCTACAATCTCCAGCCTGCTCCAGTGAGATTCGAACCCCATGACGTGGCGATAGCCTGTTGCCGCTGCTGGAGTTGAGTGAGCTTGCCCAGGGCTTCCGCCATTCGCGTAAAATCGCGTTCGGGCAGGAATTGGCCGATCAGATGCGAGCCCGGCCGTGCCGATAGCTGCTTGGCCGTGAACTGCACTCCCTGATCGCTGTTGAAGATCTCCGGTTCTCGATACGCAACGCGTTGCTTGTTGTCGTTTACCTACGACAGCAGGAATCCCGCGGTGTCGGTCTCCTCTTCGCCCGGTTCGTGGTCGCCGAGGATGTCCTGCAGCAGGTTGTAGAGGAACCAGTCTAGGTCCGTAGCGCCGCCGGTGAGCTGGTCGATCACCTCGTCGTCGAAGACCGTCGCGCCGGGAATCAGATACGTCGTGCCGTTCGCGCCGCCGGTCGTGCCGGTGAGATGCGCGATGCGATCCTCGTAGCTGCCCGCCGAGGTCCATTCGGCGTGGATGGCGAGCAATGTCGCCGCGTTGAGGTCGAAGTTCGTCTTGTCGGCCAGTAAAAGATCCTCGCCGGCTTCTCCCTTGAGGGTGTCGAGTC contains the following coding sequences:
- a CDS encoding endonuclease/exonuclease/phosphatase family protein; the encoded protein is MLTRRQTLQGLCAAGLAAASSAVRAESRDATLNVLSFNIWNGGRHGGLEQTAKVIGASQADVVGIQEIAESGPKLAELTGLNLFVQDGDARGALLSRFPIVKASANKWGVKLDVQGRGPLWLFNAHLPASPYQPYQLADIPYGKGDPFIKTAAEAIAEAIRARSGQLARLLMDMGPALRAGEPILLTGDFNEPSHLDWTERAVQAGQCQMPIAWPSSRTIVDSGFTDVYRTVHHDEVTRPGHTWTPVPSEREAHDRIDIVYSRGLKLVAAKVIGESSERADLVVTPYPSDHRAVAATVAFT